The Rosa rugosa chromosome 3, drRosRugo1.1, whole genome shotgun sequence sequence tgcaGCTGTAGAAACCCACAACGGAAGCGATTTGGACACCAACATCGACGACGACGATGCCGCCGAGTACTATCGTCTCCAAAACGATGCCACAGAGGAGAATCTCCATCTCCAAAACGACGCCGTTGTGAACCAGGCGTGATTGTGAACCAGGCGCAGAGGGGAGTGTCATCGCTCAGATTAAACGACGACGTCGAGGGTGATAATGGCAGCagcagtgaagaagaagaagagatcgGAGGGGGTTCTGATTCAGCGATCGCGAGGGTGATCAGAGAAGACGAGAGTCGTCGGCACGCGCTGTTGACGCCGGAGAATGCGACGATGGTTATGTAGGTGATGAGAGGGATTTCGTTTGATGGAGTGGCACCGGATTGGGCGAATCAGATCCCTGAAGAGAACTGGATCGATCGGCTTCGCCGGCTCCGACAGGCACCCCAGATTTAAGACattgtttgttgttgttttctCAATTTAAATTGGATTAGAAATTTTCAAGTTGCTGTATTTGCATGTAATGTGAGATTCTCGATGTTGATCAATGAAAGTAATATCATTTTAGATTTTCGACAATTCAAAGTGTTAAATGACaaacaaaagctcacaaatTTGAGAAGCACTCTGGTCTTATTACATTGTGATAATAGCATCTTCTGGAGCACAAGGCGGGAAGAGATGTTGGGAATGCAAGGGAGAGTGAGGATGCAGGGGATCTGGATACGGAGGAGGATATGAGCTCCACTATTTAGGAGagaggcaggggcaattttgggaatttgactttcatgtgggccccacttttgctgagttggaacgcctcgtcagcgagttaacggctccaattgacggaatcccGACGGAGGGACTTATTGGACGAGATTTGATAacacaggggtgtttttgatgaaattgaaagtcgagggactgaattgatttcagACCTAAACTacagggtactaaacaatatttaCCCCTTtgatttaatacttgatttcaatcagaattaaacaatttaatctGATTGATATGTGTATGtaatacttgatttcaatcagaATTAATCAATTTAATCTGATCGATATTTGTATTTAATGCTTGATTTTCATCGAGATCAATCAGTTTAATATGATTGATCCATTTTAAATGCTTACCTTGAGCAACAACCAATCATCGATAAATTAATGCTTCCACGTCATTTAATCGATGGACCACTCGTGTTTTGACATGTGTCATCCTCGAAGCTCACATAATTTTGGTGACCCACGAGCCACGTGTACCGTTTGCAGCACCCATGTGCCAATTAAGCTTGTTCGGTCAAAATTTAAAAGATCGATTTACcgatttatttaatgaattttgttttcattaaatttcttgTGTCTACATTAATAGCCAACTATTTTCCTATTATTAATTATGAATGCTACTTATAGTTTAGGGAACTAGGGTCTCCCTTTATTGGATCTATGTTTCAtaaaagatttgattttgattttggtttgaaACAAATAACTAAGAACAAGAATTAAAGCAATATCAAAATACGTTGTGAGAAATCAATCAGAGAAAAGAGCAAGGGAATGTCACCTCTAAACAATCAATCAATAGCAATCTCCTCGACTCAATTCCATGTAGATGGATGACTATGTCCATGATGAAGTCTAGGGTTTTAAGGTCAAAATCATATTAGATACTCTCTAGTTGGCATATTATGTGAAGGGTGTTATcccataacttttttttttttttttttttaaagatgatcaaagagtttcactcctacccctatggtgactcgaacccatgacttcgtacatagttATCACCATAACTTGATATGCAACAAAATGGTAAAGAAGGGTGTTATCAAATACCTTAATTAGATGTAGCACTAATTAAGCCAGAAGAGTATATGAACATAATGAGATACCTAGTGAAGGGTGTTATCACTGGATTACCTAAAAATTTGTTTTCACAAAGAGGGCTAAGTTACTTGGTTGTTTCTTATTAAACATGCATTGATTAGGTGGTCATCTACATGCTTAAAACAATAGATCCTAGAACATGCTTCTACGTAGCCCTCcacaaaaacaaatacaagAATCATCAATGAGAAACTAGAAAACCAAAATTCATCCAATAAACATAAAATAGAATCAAGTATCACAAAGCTACTAAAATTATGTCTAGGGCTTCAACAGCCCCCAACCTAGATGTTTAGTTACACATAGTTTGGATGAAGAACAAACTAATCAtcatagaaaagaaagaaagaataaaatTTGAAAATAGGAATTGATTCGGGGTTGAGTTCGACTAGTCGAATGATGGCAAAGAAGTCTTCTCACGTTCTTGCTCAAATCTCCTTGATTGATTTTCGTGCGTAAGAGATTTTTCAAatgtttttctctctttttgtaGTGCTCCTTGAGTCCTCTTTCATTCATTTTTGGATTAAGATTCCTTGAATTGTTGAGAAAGCGAACTTCTTGATTCTCTATTTGATTTAGGATTCTTTACATCATATTTCCACTAAAAGCTTACCACATCATCAATGCGATAAATGTGAATATCCTCCATATTTGCTGCACAATCTCCATCAATAGGCTTCCTCAATCCATCAAGGTTTCATTCTAGGGTTGAGACTTCAAGTTTTTCCCTGTAATTAGCGcatctttttctcctttttagtTCTTTTCACATCTTTGCTCCATAAAACCTAGCTATTAAAcataaaagataaataaattgCTAGGAAATAGAATAAACTAACAAACAAAGTATAGGAAATAATGTCTAGTACCATTTGGACTAGTGGCATAGTTGTTATATATGAGTTGTTAAtttgataataaaaaaaagtataggaaataataataataatgtcgcatataatgctcctatcagtaggTTGTGGCCTTGTGGCTTGAGATATGAAATTTCAAGATTTATATATTAAAAGGTTGTGGACTTGTGGCTTGAGATATTAAATTTCAAGATTTATATATattaatcaaggcttaagggcagccgcaccagccctttaaaaaatatatatatatatatatacggtgACTAATTCTTTATATTATAAGAAATATTCACATACAATATGTCTTGGCATAAAGTCTTGTTTGCTCTTAAAGGTACTTAACTAATCAAATAGGAAAAATATATGTAAAATACAATATGTCAAAACTTTATGCCAACGACTTGTTATTAAGCTCCATCGCACCCCAGATCAGTCTGCACTACTATCCGGCCAGTACTTATTTCTCTATTCTTGAGAGTGCGTACATCTCAAACTCTCAGTAATGCCAGCCGCGAAGCTTTGGGAACACGAAGAACCTCATCATTCCGTCTTTACAATGTGTACCATTGTGCTCGCCACAAGCGAAGTAGTAAGGCTGCCAGCTCTTGAGCACAAACTGAACGCCGTCTCCGCCTCCTTGTGTTGGACTTCCCACCATCCTGGCCTGGCTTAAGTCGCAGTTTATGAAGCTCCAAAGGTTTGGTAGCATGTACACGCTGTGAGGAGGTGTGGTGTTGTTTGGTGGATTATACTTGAAAACTGCAAGCACCCAATCAAACACCATTATTAATTATATGTTAATAGCTAGGTATTTCTATATATTAATAAGGAAGAAAATGTTGCTGATAAGGGGAATCAATTTTTAAACAGTTAAATGACTAGTGTAAAACACACCTAGAGTATCCTGGACGTAAAATGGGCCATTTTTCAGAGACCAATCTGCATAGTTAAAACCATAATGCCAGTTTTCGGAGCCACCCACAACAATCTTGCTGGGTCCGTTTGTCTTGTTGAGGTGGTATGGACCATGGTTAAAACCCCAGCCAGTGTAGTTCCCATGCTGCCAATCCTTGTTGGCTGTGCTAATTGCCACCATTGAAGCAATTAGCAACACTGCAGAAAGTGCTTGTGCAAAATTGGATCCCATATTAATCCCCTCTATCAAATGCAACACTTGGAAGAAGAGAATGAAATTTAATTAGATGGTAAAAAGTTGATATGAACACCAAGCATGAGATGGTGAAGTCAGATGTTGGAATGCATGGTTCTTATAGATGTAGGCAACTGATGCAGTTTAGTGCaaaactaccaaattgacagCCCGTTTCTAAATTGGTGGCTGGTAAGAACTAAGAATAATGAAAAACATGATATGATTATTGTAGGAGCTATCCCTCAGTTTTTCCTTATTAAGTCGGTAAGTGCTCCACTTaagtctctttcttctttcctctcCCTCCATTAGATTTGCATACGTAACATGACTGTCATTAGGTCAAATATGTATTTATTAATGGTTTGTATTCATGGTATACGTAGCACCTAGCTATAGCAAAATCAAAGAACCACAATGGGTTGGTAACAGACTGAAGCTTCTCCATCAGCTGAAAGAGATCAACCAAATGAGATTGAAAGTCTAAGCTTTAAGATTTTAACAGAACTAAAATTTGGGGAAAACGAGTAAGAATTAACGCACCAAGCTTGAAGGAAAATTGTATTTGTTCAATACGATTGTATGACATGCATGGTGATGACATTGGCTGATCAAGACCAGGTCATAATATAATTTGGTTGGTTGCAttaatagaaaattagaaacCAAAAGGAGCTATGACGAAGACCATGAAGGCTTGAAGGATATCAGCTTCATGTACATATACGTAGGATACTACTCTGGTCAATTTGTACAGAAACTCAATTTGCTAAAGGTTTAACAAATTGTTTTGTGTATGAAATGTTTATGGGGTTTTACTCTTCGTACGTATAACATCTCCAACATGATCTAAacattatttttacttaatataagttttttcttttcttttctttttttaagttttcaactccaacagttttatttttttaatagttTATTTTTCATAAACCAATCATAAATAGtaaaaattaaatttagctAAACTTTAAGTAATCTCATTGCCGAAGTGAGTTATGAAATAATTAACCAATCAACGTTGCTCTAAGAGCATCGGTTAGACTCTAGCTACTAGCTACTAGTGTTACGCCTAGACCGACATAGGTATGGATGGCACAAATCTATCGGGTCAAATCACCATCGCATATTCGACTCTAATAGGAGCAAAATTCGGAGAAAATTAGGTGACAACGATGGAGATAGATCCTCAATCAATCAATGGATGCATTACACTGTATATGTGTAATTCTTTCCGGCCTCCTAAATTAATTTGCCGATGGAAACCAACTTAAAGTAAACTCCGGATGTAATCACCCGCGAACTAATATATCTACTACATGAAAATTTATAGTCTATATGTCTACTGCTCATGAGGAGGCGAAGAAGCCCCATCAATATGGTAGCTAGCACCTGGCAAAGAATGGAGGGGAACACTAAAACTACCCAAAAATGAATGTCGTCAAAAGGAAGCACAATTGGGTTGGTAAAAGACTTTAGAGTCAACCAAATGCATATATTGGTAGTCTCCTTTTGTAGTTAGGAAGTCAATGCCAAATGAATAGCATTGCCATTTAAACCGAACTAGTAAACAGAAATTGgggaaaaggagaagaaagagcgaattaattaattaataagtaaTATGTATGTGTGGCATACGATTATATGACATGGTGATGACATTAGCTAATTAAACGAAAGTCATAGTATTGTTGGGTTCCATTCGAGCAGTACTGCCAAAGACTTTTTGGGAAGAAAAATTTTTATTGCAACTTTGTTGGGTTTTCTAGCTACTAGCTTTGTTCCATCATCCTTTCCTTCATCCATCGGTTTTCAatgtcttttttatttatttatttttggttttatgtATCTTCAGTATTTTGTAGCTAAACTTTTTATTAGGGTCATGATGAATCCTAAGCATGATTGTTCTATGTTTTTTGTTGAATGTGTATTAATTTATGTATTTGATTTGAACTTTTAATCACCATATACTGTTGTTTCTTCCCAAATTATATTGATTGATCGCCATTAGGTCTTCATTATAAGTTATTTGGTGCAACAGTAGTAGACGGCCAGATGCCATGCTGAGTCTTGAAGTCATAAGGTCGACACCATGTTTCTATGACTTATGTGGTTCTTATGTTCTCATTGTGCTTAACGGGTTCTCTAAGCAGACGTTATGTTTTAGGAGTACATTAAATCTTATCTTCTATCATAAGATAGTTTATTTCATACCTACAAGAATGTACTAGCCCACTTTTAAGACAAAACTTTTAACATTAATTTTGTAATTTATAATCAGAAAACTAAAATCTTAAGTAAAATTGCGATGGTGAACACTAGGTTTCTGATTTCACCATCACAATCCTATAAGTCAAAATTTTAGTGGGATCAACACTAAAATCTGGATTCGTCAGCTTGCAATCAAGAAAGAGGAGCACACTACGCAAAACACACAAagttaggccatctccaatcgTGAAGGTCTAAAATTTTAGACCTTTGAAATGTACTATTCATCCAAATAGTAAGGTCTATAATTTTTCCAACTCCAATAGTTCGAGGTCTAAATTATagactttaatatattttattatttttaatttgtatACTTCAAAATTATAAGTGGCTAAATCTCAATGGAGGAATACATGCTTCGTTATAGGATGATACGCTCACGTTACGCAAACAATGATTTGCAACAAGACCTTATCAAACATGTTTGGTCAAGACGAGGACAAAGAAGACCCCGGTGATATGGATGTGGCTTGTTTTCAGTTTACATAACTGTGGTTGTAATAATTGACAATTTATTGTCATGTTTGAGTCTGTCTTTGCATTGTCTTCgtttttatcattatttgttttatttgttttttttttcaattattgtaATGAATAAATGCAGTAAAGTATTATTGTAACGGCTCATTTTGTATTATACTTCATAATTATATTTAGTTGATGTATCATACcactaataaataataataataattataataaactatgtcaaatttatttcataaaattaaagatttcataaaatcaaatttattcaaaaaaaaaaatttagattaATTATGCAATTATGCAACTTGAAGCTTGAAGTGGGCCAACTTtggttgacaggacccgccccagatttcaccccaAAATCCGAACTGGCCCTgcagggcccaccttagaagaaattataccaaaaatttggcggaacttcccctaaaagtaggctacctaaaacctgtaggaaaacatttacacttctaaatcatccatccttattctcctggagccaccctgctccccaaatcacaacattccccaattcacaaaatacaaaacgcaacttgaataacattaatcccacaggtaatcagagcaattctaataaaaAGTGTAAACAAggaaacctaattcaaaggaaaacgcggaagccatgctgttgactatgcctcaactccatgtacgcccgacctcaactaatttcgcctgcaaactgggcatttgaaacagaatggcccaggggaaagtaattaaAAAACACGtcagcgtgagtggacaaaaatatacaactaaataaataatttaaaagaaaagaagttgtATTACTTTCCCACGGATTTAAATTCataaaacttcgatgcatgcaacgtttataaaacgtaAGTCGTTAAAACTCGGCGTCTAGTGAAAACATACCAgtccccgctggttaagaaaatgggactagccccgctagtcaagtaacaaataaaaggatatggggaagatatgtcaccatacgggtaaaggaacccctaacctcgactgccacccacacatagattgtgtgaggaggagaactaataacctcgactgccactcacgtgaggaggagaataatctacctcaactgccacccacaaacacaaagtaagtgaggaagAGACACTAATTATTGGACCCCGGTATGGTGaagaaaacattcaaaaatccAGAAAAATTCAAAAGACTTCCCCAATCTCTCACAAGAAAAAAATAACcattccaatgacgtggccccgcacgccaaaatattctcaaatccgtaacCAAACCCGGAAATTAATACGAGCACAAATTCCTTCGGAAAATCcgatttccaaaaatattcCAGAATATCTCAAAATTGGCTACTAAATATAATATGTAATCCGGAATCATCTTGGTAAAATAAATCGTCGAAAAATCAGGTAAATCATATTTccaaaataataatcatatattccAAAACCAATTCCGAATCTCTCTTGAAATCTCAAGAATTGATAATTAATTATAAtaaaaatttccggaaattccACGGAATAAAAATATGGTAACTATTACATAATTCAAAATCCTCAAATCGAGCATAATGAATCTTAATTCAAAAGTTCAAACCAATAAATCAATCAATAAtccaaaccaaaataaaatgCTCGATAATTAAGTTGATAAATCAAAATTTGCGGAAATTAATTTGCATGCATCAATTTAAaatcaaaagtccactcacagtactattgggcgaccacgcaaacgagttccttcatctagccgtagctcgcgaCATCGTCCtatacacaattatatttccgtaaacgacaatccgataaaatactTACGAGCCTAAAACGAAATCTCATCTTCATaacttctcggattcaacccaaatctcccCCATAACACTAATCCCTCAATTTACATACTACATAGCggaaacgagggaaatccgacgaccgaatttcccacaattcaatcacaaaactccgaacttcggaaaatcacaaacaattccaaactcctccaaaattcaccaaacctcacatacaagctctacaacaattatacaatttaatgggctaaaaactggaattaaaacactgccctacacgcctccacgcgccacccacagtgccGCGGGGTCCACGCGCCGGTACCAACCTCCACAACCGGCTGCCAAATTCCATGTACAACAACAACTCGACACACTGATcctttttctcaactacaacacatccaaATTTTACCTTGAAATAGTCGAAACCGGCCGGtgaagaaaaacccagaaatttcaaACCCTAGGTTTGAAATTTCCTTCAATTCatcctccacactgcaaattgaaatgatgaccttaggggaaatgatcaccgGCTTGAGGCGCTCCTACGGTCCCAATTTGGTggtcggaaacggccggaaaCGGAAGATTTGCCGGAAAAAGTCAAACTGCACCTATGAGGAACTTTTCTTCGATTCAAGGTTTCTCGGCCAAATCGCCACAACCTAAGGCTACTAGGGTGCAGAGGGGAGGGAGGCGCTCCTGTGGTGGCCGACTCCACGCCGGTTGGTGGCCGGAATGCGCGGAATCGAAGGGAGGAAGAAGGACCCGAAAGGGAAAGAAGAGagttcgggggagaggagagagaaggtagatttccggaaatggaaatggaaatctaccacagtaactttctatatatatagaaagttaccataaACCGTAACAttcacattttcgcttataactttttcatacgaactccgatttttatgATCCACACGCGCatgcgctcggtttaacgtcctctacaactttcgtgaagaaaactTTCTCAAATTCTGATCCGAAgaaaaagtcgacttttagggctactaaagttaccgaaaaagagtaaaagtaaaacaaattgtcgtttactgcccaaatgactagtaaatcgGTGAATTTGGATTCGGAACGTAACATTGGTGGTCTAAATGGTGGTCTATATTTAGACCAAGAAATGGACTTTAGACCTCCATGAAGCATTTTTGTAATAGACCTAATCCATGATTGGAGATGGTTTTTGCTCAACCATGGTCTAAAATATGGACTTTGAACCTTCTATTGGAGATAGCCTTAGAGCaattccaacagcttccctataatttatgtataatagggaagcaaaagtcaaagatttaacatctttttcttctcaaactccaatagattccctattttacagcaatctctaaaatctctatattcttccttaaaattttagagattgctgtaaatatagggaatttggttttctatttcctcacttttcctaaaatagggatagttatggggaatctgttggagcaaaagaggtttatttttccctaaagtagagaaaaatcaaaatatggggaagctgttggagttgctcttatggATACACGTACGCAAAGTAAATATTGAATAACTAAATATGTCACTAAAGAAGAACTAATACATGAAATGTAGTATATACCAAGTTTCAAGAGATGAAAACCGGTGAACTTATGATCAGCTACATAACTACAATATTTATGTCAAAACTTTATGCCAAGTCTTGTTATTTGCTGAAAAAATTAACTAATCGATTACGAAAAATAATTGAACTACGCTTCAGCTCCAGAAACAAGTATCGAGTTTTCGTATTCATGTCCAAACTCTCAATAATGCCAGCCGCGAAGCTTTGGGAAGACGAAGAACCTCATCATTCCATCTTTACAATGAGCACCACCATGCTCGCCACAAGCGAAGTAGTAAGGCTGCCAGCTCTTAAGCACAAACTCAAAGCCGTTTCCGCCTCCTTGTGTCGGACTTCCCACCATCTTGGCGTGGCTTAAGTCGCAGTTTATGAAGCTCCAGAGGTTTGGTAGCAAGTACACGCTGTGAGGACGTGTGCTGTTGGTTGGTGGATCATACTTGAAAACTACAAGCACCCAAAGCACCgtcatgaattatatatgccCCAAATAATtaagtagctagctagctatgtaTTTCTTTTAATATATAAGAATAAAATGTTTCTGATAAGGATGCAATTTAGTTTTGCAGTGAAACCCTATATACTATAAAAATGCTTTGCAGAGAAGTCGGAAATCTTCAAAGCATAGTAATAAAGTCCTTAATTAAACTCACCTAGAGTGTCGTGGACGTAAAATGAGGCATTTTTAAGAGACCAATCTGCATAGTTAAAACCATAATGCCAATTTTCGGAGCCACCAACAATGATCTTGTTGGGTCCTTCTGTCTTGTTGAGGTGATATGGACCACGGTTGAAACCCCAGCCAGTGTAGTTCCCCTGCTGCCAATCCTTGTTGGCTGTGCTAACTGCTACCATTGAAGCAATTAGAAGTATTGCAAAAAGTGCTTCTGCAAACTTGGAACCCATATTTTCTCTATCAAATAATGCAACACtaggaagaagagagaatgagTTAGAAGGTAAAAGGCTGATATGGCACTAAGAATGAAATGGTGAATTCAGATGTTGGCATGCATGCTTCTTATAGATTTAGGCAGCTGCTAGAGTGTAGTGCAAGACTACCAGATTGACAACCCTTTTCTAAATTGGTGGCTggcaagaaaaaagaaaatcataTTGGAATTATTGTAATGCTCCCAAGTAAGCCCGAGTTTTTCCTTATTATGTCGGTGTATTGCTCCACGCGAGtcttttcttc is a genomic window containing:
- the LOC133735776 gene encoding uncharacterized protein LOC133735776, which codes for MGSNFAQALSAVLLIASMVAISTANKDWQHGNYTGWGFNHGPYHLNKTNGPSKIVVGGSENWHYGFNYADWSLKNGPFYVQDTLVFKYNPPNNTTPPHSVYMLPNLWSFINCDLSQARMVGSPTQGGGDGVQFVLKSWQPYYFACGEHNGTHCKDGMMRFFVFPKLRGWHY
- the LOC133736335 gene encoding uncharacterized protein LOC133736335 — encoded protein: MGSKFAEALFAILLIASMVAVSTANKDWQQGNYTGWGFNRGPYHLNKTEGPNKIIVGGSENWHYGFNYADWSLKNASFYVHDTLVFKYDPPTNSTRPHSVYLLPNLWSFINCDLSHAKMVGSPTQGGGNGFEFVLKSWQPYYFACGEHGGAHCKDGMMRFFVFPKLRGWHY